Proteins from a genomic interval of Desulfovibrio litoralis DSM 11393:
- a CDS encoding DNA repair protein RecN codes for MLEYLRIRNLALIEDMELEFVKGLNVLTGETGAGKSFILKALAFLTGEKLGADLVRPGEEKAVVEGIFILPDGELIIRRELSGENGRSRFFINDKLSSQDSIKELKSSLILHTSQHEQQRLLQPAFQAKLLERFCNNPSLFNEKEQLWLSLKDLNKKRQQLIEKAKHLEDKRELLEHQQKEIDKVKPEQGEEEDLENKRLALRYQEAAKEAKDDVIQLLKGYGEYPAISEQISKLMNSIEALKKFTDELDEENDLLNQAQDVFYQLESKVRKIDLTKNSEENTEDIESRLYELAQLKRKLKRSLPEILALSEEIKENLDFLDSCALDLKQLSKEEEVLAEKLYNLLQEINKLQADTAEIFTKALTNELKGLGFSEHLQLTFEFSPHELYPACGNISACIENKAHLLWIPNPGQTPKTLDKIASGGELSRFLLALVGVSVKQQQNDEQATLIFDEVDAGVGGITLNALAERIKELSQARQILLITHWPRLAIHGERHFFVQKKVVDGKTFTLCRRLDKAERHEEIIRMAGGGDEGKAMADELFKSL; via the coding sequence ATGCTTGAATATCTTAGAATACGCAACCTCGCCCTCATCGAAGACATGGAGCTTGAATTTGTTAAAGGCTTAAATGTTTTAACCGGAGAAACAGGTGCGGGAAAAAGCTTTATTCTGAAAGCATTGGCTTTTTTGACCGGAGAAAAACTCGGGGCTGATTTAGTTCGCCCCGGAGAAGAAAAAGCCGTTGTTGAAGGAATTTTTATATTACCCGATGGAGAACTGATTATTCGCCGCGAATTATCAGGAGAAAACGGGCGTAGTCGCTTTTTTATAAACGATAAACTCAGCTCTCAAGATAGTATAAAAGAATTAAAAAGCTCTTTAATTCTTCATACCAGTCAACATGAGCAGCAAAGACTTCTTCAACCCGCCTTTCAGGCAAAATTGTTAGAAAGATTCTGCAATAATCCAAGTCTATTTAACGAAAAAGAACAACTCTGGCTCAGTTTAAAAGACTTAAATAAAAAACGTCAACAGCTTATTGAAAAAGCAAAACATCTTGAAGACAAACGAGAATTGCTCGAACATCAACAAAAAGAAATAGATAAAGTTAAACCCGAACAAGGCGAAGAAGAAGATTTGGAAAACAAACGTCTCGCCTTGCGTTATCAAGAAGCGGCGAAAGAAGCAAAAGATGACGTAATCCAACTTTTAAAGGGTTACGGAGAATATCCTGCAATCAGTGAACAAATCTCAAAATTAATGAACAGCATAGAAGCATTAAAAAAATTTACCGATGAGTTAGACGAAGAAAATGACCTATTGAACCAAGCACAAGATGTCTTTTATCAACTCGAAAGCAAAGTTCGTAAGATAGACCTAACTAAAAATTCTGAGGAAAATACCGAAGATATAGAATCTCGTTTATACGAGTTGGCTCAATTAAAACGCAAACTAAAACGCAGTCTTCCCGAAATATTGGCTTTAAGTGAAGAGATTAAAGAAAATTTAGATTTTTTAGATAGTTGTGCTCTTGATTTAAAACAACTAAGTAAAGAAGAAGAAGTATTGGCGGAAAAATTATATAATCTGCTTCAAGAAATTAATAAACTTCAAGCCGATACCGCTGAGATTTTCACTAAGGCTTTAACCAACGAATTAAAAGGCTTGGGCTTTTCCGAACACTTGCAACTGACTTTTGAATTCAGCCCGCACGAACTATACCCTGCTTGTGGAAACATTTCTGCCTGTATTGAAAATAAAGCCCATCTACTCTGGATTCCAAACCCCGGACAAACCCCGAAAACTCTTGATAAAATCGCTTCGGGCGGTGAATTATCGAGATTCTTACTTGCTTTGGTCGGCGTCAGTGTAAAACAACAACAAAACGATGAACAAGCCACCTTAATCTTTGACGAAGTTGACGCAGGGGTTGGCGGAATTACTTTAAATGCCCTTGCCGAACGTATAAAAGAACTCTCACAGGCAAGACAAATTCTTCTTATTACCCACTGGCCACGTCTTGCCATTCACGGAGAAAGACACTTTTTCGTACAGAAAAAAGTTGTTGATGGAAAAACCTTTACTCTCTGTCGTCGGCTCGACAAGGCAGAACGCCACGAAGAAATTATTCGTATGGCAGGTGGCGGAGACGAAGGGAAAGCCATGGCTGATGAGCTGTTTAAAAGCTTATAA
- the lnt gene encoding apolipoprotein N-acyltransferase encodes MKNTLKKLQAHPNTAAQINLSSKQKIFCGIIGILGFCLGMPNFMTKDFGIGGFLPALPILVILFPLCLSIFSFSANSRFEAFKNSWLTSVLAFSASLYWLAYPLSNQGGLPVFVTIPFVLLVGAYLALYPALFSVLFQITLTRFKPYSPILCFIATFLWYFQEVLCSLMFTGFPWLNLSMAFVPWTICIQLVSICGAYFLAGIIAGIALLFFQSFLIVINQEQKNFKVSLPIFSLLAIFLSSWLGFGYLQLKNDNTLTEMFSPFKQETNKIDNLNNKLEVILVQANISQDQKWDRKYFLQTINAHKQLSLEALSKHQNPENPPLVIWAETTMPFDTKAGVSFFEDLKEFVGNNNFLLLFGHISFDEGDYLFNHPRNQAGIISNNGEYLGSYSKAHLVPFGEYIPFYIDRIPFIYEVFQGILQGVGTFIPGDINQKFNSIQLRNNTRLDMGMLICYESIFPNIATKRASSANLLINISNDAWFGKSAAPIQHLYLSALRAVEQGRYLVRCTNSGISAVVNDKGQIITHSSLFKTEFIHAEVELINRNTFYHNISNWLNIF; translated from the coding sequence ATGAAAAATACTCTTAAAAAGCTACAGGCTCACCCAAACACAGCCGCACAAATAAATCTTTCAAGCAAACAAAAAATATTCTGTGGTATTATTGGAATTTTAGGGTTTTGTTTAGGAATGCCCAATTTCATGACAAAAGATTTTGGAATTGGCGGATTTTTGCCAGCCTTGCCTATTTTGGTGATTTTATTTCCCTTGTGTTTAAGTATTTTTTCATTTAGTGCCAACTCTCGCTTTGAAGCCTTTAAAAATAGTTGGTTAACCTCAGTTTTAGCTTTTTCCGCCTCATTATATTGGTTAGCTTATCCCTTAAGCAACCAAGGCGGTTTACCTGTTTTTGTTACAATTCCGTTCGTACTTTTGGTCGGGGCTTATTTAGCTCTCTACCCTGCTTTGTTTTCAGTGCTTTTCCAAATAACTTTGACAAGGTTTAAACCTTACAGCCCTATCTTATGTTTTATCGCCACGTTTTTATGGTATTTTCAAGAAGTATTGTGTTCTTTAATGTTTACGGGCTTTCCTTGGCTTAATTTAAGCATGGCGTTTGTACCTTGGACAATTTGTATCCAGCTTGTATCAATTTGTGGAGCTTATTTTTTAGCCGGAATAATCGCCGGAATAGCTTTATTATTTTTTCAAAGTTTCCTGATTGTTATCAATCAAGAACAAAAAAACTTTAAAGTCAGCTTACCTATTTTTTCCTTGTTAGCCATATTTTTAAGTTCTTGGCTCGGCTTTGGCTATCTTCAATTAAAAAATGATAATACACTAACAGAAATGTTTAGCCCTTTTAAACAAGAAACAAACAAAATTGATAACTTAAATAACAAATTAGAAGTAATTTTAGTACAAGCAAATATTTCCCAAGACCAAAAATGGGATAGAAAATATTTTCTGCAAACAATTAATGCCCACAAACAGCTCAGTTTAGAAGCACTTTCAAAACATCAAAACCCCGAAAACCCTCCTTTGGTAATTTGGGCGGAAACAACAATGCCGTTTGATACAAAGGCGGGCGTATCTTTTTTTGAAGACTTAAAAGAATTTGTCGGAAACAATAATTTTTTATTGTTATTTGGACATATTTCTTTTGATGAAGGCGATTATTTGTTTAATCACCCACGCAATCAAGCGGGAATTATCAGTAACAATGGCGAATATTTAGGAAGCTATTCAAAGGCACATTTAGTTCCCTTTGGCGAATACATACCCTTTTATATTGATAGAATACCATTTATCTATGAAGTTTTTCAAGGTATTTTACAAGGGGTCGGAACTTTTATCCCCGGCGATATAAATCAAAAATTCAATAGTATACAGCTTAGAAACAATACACGACTTGACATGGGTATGCTCATTTGTTATGAGTCTATCTTTCCAAATATTGCAACAAAACGAGCCTCTTCGGCAAACTTGTTAATAAATATCAGTAATGACGCATGGTTCGGTAAAAGTGCCGCCCCGATACAACACTTATATTTATCCGCTTTAAGAGCCGTTGAACAAGGGCGTTATCTGGTTCGTTGTACCAATAGTGGGATTTCGGCTGTTGTTAATGATAAAGGTCAAATTATAACCCATAGCTCTCTATTTAAAACAGAATTTATCCATGCCGAAGTAGAACTGATAAATCGCAATACTTTTTATCATAATATATCAAATTGGTTAAATATTTTTTAG
- the rfbB gene encoding dTDP-glucose 4,6-dehydratase, with translation MRIMVTGACGFIGANFLYFLFGNNGVLDNAPELVVNFDKLTYAGNLDNVKALSDKFADKKQYVFVHGDIASKEQVEQTLKDYQIDTVINFAAESHVDRSIDDPTPFIQTNVLGTQVLLSACLKFGIKRFVQVSTDEVYGSLGKDGLFTETTPLDPSSPYSASKASADLLVLAFGRTYGLDVRITRCSNNYGPYQFPEKLIPLIFRKALAGEKLPVYGDGLNVRDWIYVEDHCLGVLLTLVKGKAGGVYNFGGSAERSNIEVVKLILKELNQPESLITYVKDRPGHDRRYAMDWALAHKELGYTPRWTFEKGIKATLDWYKKNTAWLESVESGAYLEFMSKWYGER, from the coding sequence ATGAGAATAATGGTAACCGGTGCTTGTGGTTTTATTGGTGCTAATTTTTTATATTTTTTATTTGGGAATAATGGAGTTTTGGATAACGCCCCTGAACTTGTTGTAAATTTTGATAAGCTGACTTATGCGGGAAACCTCGATAATGTCAAAGCTCTTTCCGATAAGTTTGCGGATAAAAAACAATATGTGTTCGTCCATGGCGATATTGCAAGTAAAGAACAAGTTGAACAAACTCTAAAAGATTATCAGATTGATACGGTGATTAATTTTGCCGCCGAAAGCCATGTAGATCGCTCAATTGATGACCCGACTCCGTTTATTCAGACAAATGTTTTGGGAACTCAAGTTTTGCTTAGTGCTTGTTTAAAGTTTGGAATTAAACGTTTTGTACAGGTTTCGACCGATGAAGTATATGGTTCTTTGGGTAAAGATGGTTTATTTACTGAAACAACGCCTTTAGATCCGTCAAGCCCTTATTCGGCTTCCAAGGCGAGCGCCGACCTTTTGGTTTTGGCTTTTGGACGCACTTATGGCTTAGATGTAAGAATTACACGTTGTTCAAATAATTATGGACCTTATCAATTTCCCGAAAAGCTGATTCCTTTAATTTTTCGTAAGGCGTTGGCAGGAGAAAAACTGCCCGTTTATGGCGACGGCTTGAATGTAAGAGATTGGATTTATGTCGAAGATCATTGTTTAGGGGTTTTATTGACCTTAGTTAAAGGTAAGGCGGGCGGAGTTTATAACTTTGGCGGAAGTGCCGAGCGTTCTAATATTGAAGTTGTAAAGCTGATTTTAAAAGAGCTAAACCAACCCGAGAGCTTAATTACTTACGTTAAAGACCGTCCGGGGCATGACAGACGTTATGCAATGGACTGGGCTTTGGCTCATAAAGAGCTTGGTTACACACCACGTTGGACTTTTGAAAAAGGTATTAAAGCCACTTTAGATTGGTATAAAAAGAATACTGCGTGGTTAGAATCGGTTGAAAGCGGTGCTTATCTTGAGTTTATGTCAAAATGGTACGGAGAACGCTAA